In the genome of Streptomyces sp. NBC_00433, the window CAGGACCGTTCAGTCTGAGGCCCCCTGTGACCCTAGCCGGATCACAGGGGGCCGCCGAAGAACCTCAGGCCCTACCGCCACGCCGAGCACGGCCACGAGGCGTAGGAGCGGCACGACGGCCCATACAGGTACCGCTTCGCCACCCACCCCGAAGCCCCTCTCGGGGAGCCACCACGGCTGCGCGCAGTCAACTGCACATGCATCCACGACCCCTTCCACCCGATCACCTCGACACGGTCACCCCGATACAGGAGACCCCGCACCGTGCCGTGCGAGGAGGCCCGGGTTCGGAACCGCAACCCGTTGACCTTCACATGCGAATACTGCACACGCGCCGGAGCCCGCGACGCATACGAGACGGCCGATGTCGACCGGCCGCCCATGCCCACCGCCGACGCGCTGCCGACACTCACGCACGCCAGTACGGCCAGCGTGAGCGCCATGACAACCCGGAGCCTCTTCGAACCGTTCACGTTCTCTCACCCCTCACTGTTCGGCGACAGTGACGCCAACGTCACTTGTCCTAACAGGTGGCGAGCTTGACCGGCGCAGGGCTAACAGGTCAACCGGTTATCCTAATAAGTGTCGACGCGCAGAGGCCGCCGATGCCTCGCCAGGCGTCGACGGCTCTCTGTGTACAGCGCTACCTACGGGTACGGATCGGTGTAGGCCAGCAACGGAACGATGGCGACAGTGCAGAGCAGTACCAAGACAACGCAGAACAGTATTTGCCTCACGACATCTCCCCTGAGCGCTTCCGCTCCAGGAACACGACAGGGCAGTTCAACGCCGCCGCGATCCTGCGTAGGTTGGCGGGAGTCGCGCTTCGCCACCCGGACTCGATCTCGCCCATCAACTGCTCGGAGATGCCCACCAGTTCAGCGAGTTGGCGCTTCGTCAAGCCCGCCTTCTCGCGTGCCCAGGTGACCGCCTCCGGCTCTTGGTTGATCATCCGCGGACGAGTTCGCCTACGTCGGGGTGCCATCAACACCTCCATCGGCGCACACGGCCCACACCATCTTGCCGATGCCGATTCGGTCGCTCACGCCCCAGCGCCCGCCAGTGATCAACTCCACAAGGATCAAGCCCCGCCCCGACTCGTCCTCCGTCGAGGCCGAACGCGGTTCTGGCTTGTTGACGTTGGCGTCATGCACCTCAATCCGCACCCCGCCGTGCAGGCGCTCAAAACGGGTCTGGATCACGTGCCCCCGAGGCTCGTGAGCGTGGCGCACGCTATTGGTGACCAGCTCCGAGACGATCAGCTCAGCGTCCTCGGCTAAGTGTTCCAGGCCCCACGCGTTGAGACTGCGGGTCAGTAAGTGACGTGCCCTGCCAACCGTGGTGGGACCGATCGGCCACAACTTCTCGACGACGGAGTTCGCCTCGCCGGCCTTTGCCTGCGTGCCCGCGGTCATCGTGCGACCCCCCGGCTCCCGCGGGGGCGTTGATTATGCTCGTACATGTCGGCGCTCCTCTGGCGTTGACCATGCCCCCGGACCGGTCGCACGGTCGCGGGGGTCCTACGTTGCTGTCGACGGGATGTGTCGGTCTTCTTGGCCAGACCAAAGCAGTTGCGCCGCTTCATCAGCCACACTTGATGCACGCAGCGCATACGCCTATGCGCGCTGCGGATGCGAATACTCCGGTCCCACCAGCCGCGGACGTACCGTCCGGGAAAGTGGAACGTATGAACTGGTCGAAGCAGGCGATCCGAGATGCTGCACGTGAGGGCAACTACGGCCGGGTCATCCGCCTCGCCCGACAAGAGTTACGGGTCACGCAGCGCCAACTCGGTGAAGGTTGCGGCGTCACCCAGTCAGCCGTTTCACGGCTAGAAGCGCGATCGACAGGCCCATACGACATGACCACCTTGGCCACGATCGCCGCGTATCTGGAACTGCCGCGTTGGCTGGTCGGCCTCGCTGACTCGGCAGCCGCGCGCACGGACGGAACAGAGCAAGTGGACCGACGAGGTTTTGTCGCAGGAGCAGTCGCTGTTGTCTCCGCCCCTGCCCTTGGTGGCCTGACGGGGCAGGAGCAAACCGAACCCAGCCAAGCCGCCACATTGAGAGTCGCCACCACCGCATACCGCCGGATGGACGGAACGACATCGTCCCGACAGCTACTCGAAGTAGTCCTTGCGCATCTTCGCCTGGTCCAAGGGGTCGCAACAGACAGCCAAGATGAGGCACAGAGAGTAAGGCTTGCAGCCGTCGGCAGCGAAGTCGCCAGCCTGGCCGGTTGGCTCAGCTGGGACATGGGCGACGCAGGATCAGCCCGCACCTGGTACGGATCGGCCATCAAGGCCGCCCGACGTTCCAGCAACAGCCTGCTCACCGCATACCAGGTGGGCAGTCTCGCCCAGATGGAGGCAGAAAACGGCAATGCCGTGCAAGCCCTCGGTCTCGTACACAGTGCCCGAAACCAACTCGGCTCCCAAACAATTGCCGTAGCTGACGCATGGCTCAGCACCGTAGAAGCACTGGCCTACGCGGCAGCGGGCGACGAGCGATCCAGCGACCGCGCCCTTGTACGCAGTCGCTCCGAGGCAGAACGCATCCCCAGCCAGGAACCGCCACCGTGGCCCTGGGTCTTCACGTTCAACGAAGCAAAGGTCGCTGCATGCCGTCTTGCCTGCGGGGCACGCCTCGGCCTGCCTGCGTGGGTCTTCGGATCGGGAGACGAGGCAACGCTTGTGGCAGCAGCAACGCATGCAAAGCAGCGGGCAATACTTCAACTTGATCTCGCCGCAGGACACTTGGCCAATGGTCGACTGGAGGTTGGTTACCTTCTAGCTACCCGGGCAGTCGACACCGGACTGCGGTATCGCTCAGGCCGCGTGGTCGAACGGGCGCGGATCTTCCGTAGGGCGTACTCCTCGAAGACGCCGCCAAGGGTGGTCCGTGAATTTGATGACAGGCTGCACGGCGCATACCTGTGACCAGGAGGAAACCACATGCGCGTCGGAATCACCGGACACCGCGGCTTGCCTGACAAGGTGGCCAGCCTCGTCCAAGCCGAGATCAGGGACATCGTCAGCGGCTACGGTGTTGAGGATCTCACGGCTGTCTCGTGCATCGCTGACGGTCCTGACGCGTGGTTCGCGCAGGCGGTACTCGACCGAGGGGGACGACTTGAAGTGGTCGTCCCTGCCGAGGACTACCGTGACTCCCTTCCCCACTGGCACCACACCGTCTACGACGCCCTCATCAGCCGCGCGTCAGAGGTGCACGCAACCGGTTTGGCAACTTCGAACTCGCAGGCGCACATGACCGGCAGTGAGATCCTGGTCGGCCTTGTGGATGAAGTGATCGCTGTCTGGGATGGCCAGCCGGCCCGCGGATACGGCGGTACCGCCGATGTCGTGCGCTACGCCGAGAGCACCGGGGTCACGGTCCGGGTTGCCTGGCCTGAGGGAGCATCCAGAGACTGACTGTGGGTTCCCGGTGGAGAGCCACGTCGTGAACCGGCTACAGGCTCGTACGGCGCCGTCGTGGCTCGGGGCGGTTGAGCGGAGCTTTAGGCAGCCACCAGGGGGCGAGCCTCGAAGAGCGGGGCCGACTTCGGGCTATTGCGGTCAGGCCCAGTGCCTGCCCGAGTCGCAGCGAGCTTACCGGCCCCGCTCTCTCGCCCCCTGGCAGCTCCCGCCCAAAGCTCCGCCCAACCGCCAATCGCACAACGCACCATCGAGGCCCGAAGGGCTCAAGCCCTGACCGGGGTGAGTGTGCCGTTTCCCCTGTTCAGAGCACCTTTCGACTCGTAGAATGGACTTAGTCCTTAGGCGAAGTCCCCCCGCGCCCCTGGGGTGCTTGCCCCTTGCGGTGCGGTGCTTGCCTGCGGCCGCGTGGGGGCTGTCGCTCCGTTCTCCCCCCGAGCTTCGCCTGGGGGTACCCCCACGCGCCCCTGGGTGGCAGCCCCGTCCTGTCGCGTTCACAGTTACGGCCCTCTGTGGCGGGGCGCGCAGTTCCCCGCGCCCCTTTTGGCCTGCGTCCTCTTGCGCCCGGCGTTGGCCCCTGCCAGGGGCCCTCTGCGCGGGAGGGTGAGCGTTTTTCAGGGGCGCGGGGAACTGCGCGCCCCGCCGAAGGGGCGGGAAAGAAAGCGACGCCACCGCAAGTGGCAACCACCTGGGGGCGCGGGGAGCTGCGCGACCAGCCGCGATGGCGCCGCAGGCAAGCGACGCACCGCGAGGGGCGATCACCCAGGGGCTCGGGGAACTGTGAGACGAGCCACCCGCGCAGCGGCACCGTGGAGTCCCGTAACAGCACCCCGCAGGGAGTGGCCGGCTGCCGAAGGGACCCGGAGGGTCAGTGGTGAGGGGTGGCCTGGAGGAGCGCGTTGCGGGTGGCCTGGCCGTAGACACCCATCGGGTCGCCGTGGATGCCGTACCAGATCTGGAAGGTCGCGACCGCGTGCTGGACGCCGGAGTCGTACTGGCCGTCCACGGGCCCGTGGTAGACCCAGACCGAGGTGAGCCGCTGCTGGAGGTCGGAGACCGCGGGGCCGCTCGACCCGAGCTGGAGGACGGACGTCTGCGGGGACGCCGGCGGCGCGGAGCTGGTCGGCGGCGGGGTCTGGGGCGTGGTGCTCGGCGGCGCCGAGGCCGGCGGCGTGGCGGTCGCGGACGCGGGCGGCGACGGCGTCCCCGCCGCCGAGGAGGGCGTCGCCGTCGTGCCCAGCGACACCGACGGCGTCACCCGGGGAGCCGGTGTCGTCGTCGCCCGCATCGGGTGGTGCGGCGGAGTGACCTTCACCGGCTCGGTGACCGCGCCGGGCGCCGCTCCCGGGGGCAGCGTGACGTCGGGCACGGCCGAGGCGGGCTCGGGCAGCGCCCGGTCGGTGCCGCCCGCCTCCTCGCCCATGACCGAGCCGGTCACGGCCACCGCACCCGCGGCCAGCGCGGACGCGGCCATGGCCGCCGCGGCCACCACGATGCCGCGCCGCCGCCGGCGATGGCGGCCGTGTGCCGCCGCCGCGGCGAGAGCCGCCTCGTGGGCCCCGTCGTCGGCCGGATACTCCTGCGCCGCCTGTATCGCGGCATATGCCGCGGGAAAGAGCCCGAGGTCCTGCGTCGCCGGACCCCCCTCTTCCGCGCGCTCCATGACGATCAGCGGCCGCGCGGTCGCCCCCGAGCCGTCGCCGAACGTGTCGTCCGGGTCGCCGACGTAGGGGCGTACGCGCAGCGGGTGGAAGCCTTCGGTCACCGCGAACGCGGCTGCCCGCTCCGCGGAGCGCTCCGCCGCCCTGACCTCGCCGACGACCTCGTCGTACTCGCTGGTCACACCGGTCACACCGGTGTCGTCAGGCTCGTACGGCCCTGCCGTTAGGTCCGGCTGCTGCGGCGCCACTGGGTTCCCCTCCCGCCGTCGTTCGCGCGTTCGCAAAGACGTGTCAGTGATTATGCCGATACCCCATGCCGTCGCATACCCGGTCCCCTCCCCGCTGGCGCACTCCCGCAGGTCATATCAGCACAAACGATGCCAATATGAGAGTCCGACCGTCGGGGGGCGACGCGAGGAGCCGATTCATGGCGCAGGACACCAGCACCGCCGTGGCGCCGGGGGAGTACCAGGACCGGCGCCAGGTACGGATCGCCATCGGTGCCCTCGCCCTCGGGCTGCTGCTCGCCGCCCTCGACCAGACCATCGTGTCGACCGCGCTGCCCACCATCGTCAGCGAACTGGGCGGCATCGACCACCTGTCCTGGGTGGTCACCGCGTATCTGCTCGCGTCGACCGCGGCCACCCCGCTGTGGGGCAAGCTCGGCGACATGTACGGCCGGAAACGGCTGTTCCAGACCGTCATCGTGATCTTCCTGATCGGCTCCGCGCTGTGCGGAGTCGCCCAGAGCATGGGCGAGTTGATCGCCTTCCGTGCCCTCCAGGGGCTGGGCGGCGGCGGGTTGATCGCGCTGTCCATGGCAATCGTCGGCGACATCGTGCCGCCCCGCGACCGGGGCCGCTACCAGGGTGTCTTCGGCGGGGTGTTCGGCGCGGCCAGCGTGCTCGGGCCGCTGCTCGGCGGGGTGTTCACCGAACAGCTGTCCTGGCGCTGGGTGTTCTACATCAACCTGCCGATCGGCGTCGTGGCGCTCCTCGTCATCGCCGCGGTCCTGCACATCCCCGCGCGCCGCACCTCGCACCGTATCGACTACCTCGGCATGGCGACGGTGGCCGCGGCCGCCACCTGCCTGGTGCTGGTCACCTCGCTCGGCGGCAGCACCCTGGCGTGGGACTCGCCCGGCATCATCGTCCTCGCGATCGTCGGCGTCGCCCTGGTCGCGGTCTTCGTCCTGATCGAGCGCCGTGTGGAGGAGCCGGTGCTGCCGCCGCGGCTCTTCCGGGTGCGGACCTTCGTGGTCTGCTCGGTGGTCTCCTTCATCATCGGCTTCGCGATGTTCGGCGCGATGACGTTCCTGCCGACCTTCCTCCAGGTCGTGCACGGCTACTCGCCCACGCTGTCGGGCGTCCACATGATCCCGATGGTGGTCGGCCTGCTGCTGGCGTCCACCGGCTCCGGGCAGATCATCAGCCGCACCGGGCGCTACAAGATCTTCCCGGTCGTCGGTACCGCCATCACGGCGATCGGCCTGCTGCTTCTGCACACGCTCGACGAGCACACCGCGACCTGGGTGCTGAGCGTGTACTTCTTCATCTTCGGCTTCGGTCTCGGCCTGGTCATGCAGGTCCTGGTGCTCGCGGTGCAGAACGCCGTCGGCTACGAGGACCTGGGGGTGGCCACCTCCGGCGCGACCTTCTTCCGCTCCATCGGCGCGTCCTTCGGCGTCTCGATCTTCGGCACGATCTTCACCAACCAGCTCTCCGACAAACTGGCGAACGCGCTGCGCGGCATCCGCGTGCCGCCCGGCTTCAACCCCGGGCAGCTGCAGGCCGACCCCACGGCCATCGCCCGGCTGCCCGCCGCAATCAAGACGCCCGTCCTGCACGCGTACTCGCAGGCCATCACCACGGTCTTCCTGTGGGCCGTGCCGGTCGCTGCGGTCGGCTTCGTGGCGTCCCTGCTGCTCAAGGAGCAGCCGCTGCGCGGCAGCGTCACCGTGCCCGACGCCAACGAGACGGTCAACGTCAACCCCGTCGAGCGGACCTCGCTGGACGAGATCGCCCGCTGCCTGTCGCTGCTCGGCAGCCGGGACGCCCGCCGCGACCTCTACACCCGCATCACCCGGCTGGCCGGTGTCGACATCCACCCCGCCACCAGCTGGCTGCTGCTCAGGCTCGCCAACGACGGCGAGGCCGACCCCGTCGAACTCGCCCGCCGCACCACCGTGCCCGCCGACGTCATCGAGTCCGCCGCCGTCGAGGCGGAAGTCGGCGGCTACGCGGTACGGGAGGGCAACCCGATGGTCCTCACCGCGTCCGGCACCGCGCTCGCCGACCGCCTCATCGAGGCCAGGCGCTCCGTCCTGTCCGGCCTGCTCGGCGACTGGGACCCCGAGGCGCACAGCGAACTCGCGGCACTGGTGAAGAAGTTGAGCCGCGAGCTGTGCGCGGGCGACACCGACCACCCGGACCGCAAGTCCCGCCAGAAGCCCGCCGTCGGCGGGGAAGCCGCATAACGGGCACCGGGGTTTGCGATGCCCATCCGGGGCAAGCCGACCGACTGAACCGGTGACACCGGGACGGACGGGAGGCAGGACATGTCCACAGGAGTGATCATCGCCGTCGTGGCGGTGGTCGTCATCGTGGCAGCGCTCATCGCGGCGGTGGCGATGAAGGGCGGCTCGGGCGGAGTCGGGCTCAAAAGACGATTCGGGCCCGAATACGAGCGGACGCTGGCGCTGCACGACGGCGACACCCGCGCCACCCGGCGTGAGCTGACCGAACGCGTCAAGAGGTACGGCGGCATCGAACAGCGGGCGCTGCCCGAGCAGGAGCAGGAGCGGTACGCCGCCCAATGGACCGCGATCCAGGCGAAGTTCGTGGAGGACCCGCCCGCCGCGATCACCCAGGCGGACGAGTTGATCGCCCGGCTGGCCGCAGAGCTGGGATACCCGGCGGCGGACTCGCCCGAGCACGTGGACGCGCTGTCGGTGCACCACCCGCACCACGTCCACGGTTACCGGGAGGCCCACGCGGCTGCCGCCGGCGGGCGGCACGGCACGGAGGAGCTGCGCAAGACGCTGGTCGCCGCACGCGCCCTGTTCGAGGGGCTGCTGCGCGGAAACGGCCGCACCCGCGACAGCGAGCCGGACGCGGCGGCCGAAGCAGAGCCGGAGACGGCACGTGAAGGGGCGCCCGAGACGACGCCGGACACGACGCCGGAAGCGGCGCCGAACGAATCCAAGCCGGTAATCGGCAAGCGACTTGCCGCGCTCAATGGGCGCGGACGGACGGAGTCGGAACGATGAGGAACAGCTCGATCGAGACACCCCGAACCTCTGGCGAGGCCGGACCCACCACTGACCAGGCCAAGGATCAGGCCACGGACCAGGCCGCGGACGGCGATCAGCAGAAGGACCCGCAGAAGGCCGCGACGGACCCCGCCGCCGAGCGTGAGCCGGGCAAGCCCGTCACTCCGGGCCGCGACACGGATCGGTCCGAGGCGGTCAAGCCCGCGACCCCGGGCCGCGACACCGAGGCGGCCAGGTCCACGACCACGAGCGGCGACACCGAGCGGTCGGAGGCGGTCAAGCCCGTCACGCCGAGCCGTGACAGCGAGCGGTCCGAGGCGGCCAAGGCCGCTACTGCGACCTACGGCACCGAGCGGTCGGACGGGACCAAGTCCGCCACCACCAGCCGTGACACCGAGCGGTCCGAGGCGGCCAAGGCTGCCACCACGACCCAGGGCACCGGCACCGGCACCGGCACCGACCGGCGTGCCGCCGCGGTCGGCTCCACCGCCGGGCACACGACGGCGTCCACCACGGCGTCCACCACGGCGTCCGCCACCGAGACCGCGCCGGGTGCCGACGTCGTCGGCCGGCTCGGGCGTCGCATGGACCACGCGATCGGCGGCTTCGTCGACGATCCGCGGCGCTCGGTCCGCGAGGCCGACGACGTGCTGGACGAGGCGATCAAGCACATGGCGCGGCTCGTCGAGAACCGCAGGTCGGCACTCCGCTCGGGCTGCAAGGACGGCGCGGGCACCGAGGAGCTGCGGGTCGCCCTGACCCGCTACCGCGACATGACTGACGAGCTCCTCGCGCTCTGACCCGCGGTGCGGGCCCTGAGTACAGGTGCGGCAAGCGGCAGGCAGACCGTACGACGGCCGCCTGCCGCACCTGTTTGCCGGACGGCTGCCCGTGCAGGGCTCAGCCGCCCGGCGGCGGTGTGAACGTCGTCGCCGGGGAGAAGGACGCTCGGCGTTCCGCGCGGCGCAGGGCCTTCAGGAGGCCGGGGCCCAGGGAGAAGGACAGCGCGGCGGTGAGGGCGGCGCGGGGGAGGTCCCAGCCGAGGGACGTCGTGAGGCAGTAGGTGGTGAAGCGGGCCAGGTTGGCGGCCGTCGAGATGTGCGGGGAGTAGCTGATGTCGGAGGCCAGGCCCCCGATGTAGGGCCAGCCCTGGAGGTTCATGACGGTGCCGTACGCGATCGCGGCCACCGCCCCGTAGCAGGCGAGCAGGACGAGTTCGAGCCGCCCGCGCAGGCCCGGCCACGGCAGCAGGCCCGACCCCATGGTCACCCAGCCCATCGCCAGCATCTGGAAGGGCAGCCACGGCCCGACGCCCCCGGTGAGCAGTGCGGACGCGAACATCGTCAGGGACCCGAGGGTGAAGCCGAAGCCGGGGCCGAGGACCCGGCCGGACAGCACCATCAGGAAGAACATCGGCTCGATGCCCGCGGTCCCGGCGCCCAGTGGGCGCAGCGCTGCCCCCGCGGCGGCGAGCATGCCGAGCATGGCGACGGCCTTGGGGTCCATGCCGTCGTCGGCCACGGTGGCGATGACGACGGCGACCAGCAGCGGCAGCAGCGCCGCGAAGAGCCAGGGCGCGTCGGCGCTGTGCGCGGCCACCGCGGAGCCGTGCGCGGCCACCAGCGGCCAGCAGAAGGCGACGGCCCCGATCGCCGAGACCAGGGCCAGTACGGTCGCGGCGCGCGGCCCGATACGCACCGGGACGGCGCGCGGCGGTGCGGCCTCGCGGGGCGTCACGGCGCGGCCTCCAGCGCGCGGGTGACCTGGGCGACGGTCAGCCAGGGCGCGGGCGCGAGCACCTTCGCGGTCTGCGGGGCGAAGGCCGGGGAGGACAGCACGACGTCGGCGGCCGGGCCGTCGGCGACGGTCTCGCCGTCCGCGAGGATCACCACCCGGTGCGCGAGGTCCGCGGCCAGCTCCACGTCGTGGGTGGCCAGCACGATGGCGTGGCCCTCGGCCGCCAGCGCCCGCAGTTGGGCGACCAGCCGGGACTTGGCCGCGTAGTCGAGGCCGCGGGTCGGCTCGTCGAGCAGCAGGACCGGCGGGCTCGCGGCGAGCACGATCGCCAGCGCGAGCGACAGCCGCTGCCCTTCTGACAGGTCGCGCGGGTGGACGTCGTCGGGCACCCCGGGCAGCAGGTCGGCGACCAGGCCGCGGCAGGTGCCGGGCGGCGCGGCGGCGTCGCGGTCGGCGGCGGCGCACTCGGCGGCGACGGTGTCGGCGTACAGCAGGTCGCGCGGCTCCTGCGGGACCAGGCCGACGCGGCGGAGCAGTTCGGCGGGCCGGGTGCGGTGCGGGACCGCGCCGCCGACGGTGACCTTGCCGGTGGCCGGGGTGTGCAGGCCGACCAGGGTGGACAGCAGCGTCGACTTGCCCGCCCCGTTACGCCCCATGAGCGCGACCGCCTCACCCGCCCGTACGGTCAGGTCCACGCCCCGCAGCGCCTCGACGCGCCCCCTCCGTACGCCCAACCGTTCGGCCCGGACCAGGACTTCACCGGGTGCGACAGGGTCGGCGGCCAGGGGCGTACGGTCCGCGAGGCGCTCGCGCAGCGGTCCGGCGGCGCGGCGGGCGTCGCGTATGGACAGCGGCAGCGGGGACCAGCCCGCGAGGCGGCCGAGCGCCACCACCGGGGGGTGGACCGGGGACACGGCCATGACGTCGGCCGGCGCCCCGACGACCGGCGGGGCGCCGGGGGAGGGCAGCAGGATGACCTGGTCGGCGTACTGCACGACCCGCTCCAGGCGGTGCTCGGCGAGCAGCACGGTCGTCCCGAGGTCGTGGACCAGGCGCTGCAGTACGGCGAGGACCTCCTCCGCCGCGCCCGGGTCGAGGGCTGAGGTGGGCTCGTCGAGCACCAGTACCTTCGGGTGCACGGTCAGCACCGAGCCGATCGCGACCCGCTGCTGCTGCCCGCCGGACAGCGTCGCGATCGGGCGGTCGCGCAGGTCGGCCAGGCCCAGCAGGTCGAGGGTCTCCTCGACGCGGCGCCGCATGGTCTCCGGGGCGATGCCCAACGACTCCATGCCGTAGGCGAGTTCGTCCTCGACGGTGTCGGTCACGAAGTGCGAGAGCGGGTCCTGCCCCACCGTGCCGACGACGTCGGCGAGTTCACGCGGCCGGTGGGTGCGGGTGTCGCGGCCCGCGACCGTCACCCTGCCGGTCAGGTGCCCGCCGGTGAAATGCGGCACCAGGCCGCTCACCGCGCCCAGCAGCGTGGACTTGCCGACCCCGGAGGGCCCCACGACGAGGCACAGCTCGCCCTCGGGCACGTCGATGTCGACGCCCTGGACGGCGGGGGCGGCGGCGTCCGCGTAGCGGAAGGAGACCTGCTCGAAACGGATCACCGCGCGAGTCCCTTCGGGGCGGCGAGGGAGGGGACCAGGCCCAGCAGCACGCAGGCCGCGGGCCACAGCGGGAGGGTGGGCGCGGTCAGCGGCACCGCGGGCGGGTCGAGCGCGTCGGGCGCGTAGGTCGCCGCGGCGATCATCGCGGCCGCCACCGCGGCGCCCGAGCCCGCGACCAGCCACGCCCGGAGGCCCCACGCGTCGGGCCGGTAGCGCGTACGCGGCGAGCGCCGCCCGCCGAGACGCAGCCCCGCCACCGCGGCCGCCAGGCCCAGCAGCAGCACCGGCAGCCCGTAGCCCGCGCCGCTCGCGGCGAGCAGCGCGTAAGTGCCGGCGCAGATGCCGAGCAGGCCGCCGACCGTCAGCGCCGCGGTCGCCCGCCGGACGGCGAGCGGCACATCGGCGGTACGCCCGTAGCCGCGCGCGTCCATCGCGGCGGCCAGCGCGACCGACCGCTCCAGCGCGCCCTCCAGGACCGGCAGTCCGACCTGGAGCAGCGCCCTCACCCCGCGGTCGTCCCGCCCGCGCAGCCGGCGGGCCGCCCGCAACCTGGCCACGTCCGCGACCAGATGCGGGGCGAAGGTCATCGCCACGACGACGGCCACGCCCGCCTCGTACAGCGCCCCCGGCAGCGACTTGAGCAACCGGGCAGGATTCGCCAGGGAGTTGGCGGCGCCCACGCACACGAGCAGCGTGGCGAGCTTCAGCCCGTCGCGCAGCGCGAAGACCACCGCCTCGGCGGTGACCGTGCCGCCGAGCCGGACGCCCTGCGCCCAGCCGGGCAGCGGGACCTCGGGCAGCGTGAAAAGGGTGTGGGTGCCGGGGATCGGCGAGCCGAGCAGCACCGCGAAGACGAGGCGGATCGCCAGGACGACGAGGCCGAGCCGGAGGAACGTTGCGTAGGAGCGGGACCAGGGGGCGTCCGTCCTGCGGGCCGCGACGACGTAGCCGGCGACGGCGGTGATCTCGGCCAGGAGCAGGACATTGGTCGTCCTGCTTGCGGCCGTTGCGAGGCCGAGCGCCCAGAGCCACCACGCCGCGGCGTGGAGCGCGGTCGTCCTCCCGGGTGCCACGGGAGGGTGTGGCATGAACTTTCCCTGGCGGGTGGCCTCCAGGCGGGGGATTCCCCGCGGGTATCCCAGGGTGCGCCCTGAGGGGGTGCCACTTGCGGTGGCGTCGCTGCTTTCGCCCCGTCGGGGCTGGGCGCGCGGTTCCCCGCGCCCCTGGAGGGTGCCGTCTCCCGCCAGGGGGCCGGGTGCCTGGGGGGTGCCGCTCGCTGTGGCGTCGCTGGGTTCGAGCCGTGGGGGTTGGGCGCGCGGTTCCTCGCGCCCCTGGGGGGTGCCGCTCGCGGTGGCGTCGCTGGCTCCGCCCCGTCGGGGCTGGGCGCGCGGTTCCCCGCGCCCCTGCGGGGCGCCGTCCTCCGGTGGGGTGGCGGGTGGGGTCATCGGCGGTGGCGGCGGGATTGCCAGGTGGCGGCCAGGGCCAGGGTGGTGATGGCGGCGGCTGCGGTGATCAGGCCTACGGAGGGGCCGTTGTGGGAGGTGTGCGGGGTGGCGGAGACCTCGTCGCCGCAGCCGGTCGCGGGGTAGCCGGTGATGGCGCAGACGATGCCCGCGGAGTTGTAGCGCAGGGGTTTGGCCACCGCGGCCAGGGCGTCGGCGGAGGAGGCGTTCCGCGGGATCTGGGCGCAGGCGGTGCGGGGGGCCGGCGGGGGTGTGGCGGTGTCGGGGGCGTCGGCGGGGGTGCCCGGGTCGATGAGCAGGG includes:
- a CDS encoding helix-turn-helix transcriptional regulator — translated: MINQEPEAVTWAREKAGLTKRQLAELVGISEQLMGEIESGWRSATPANLRRIAAALNCPVVFLERKRSGEMS
- a CDS encoding ATP-binding protein; amino-acid sequence: MTAGTQAKAGEANSVVEKLWPIGPTTVGRARHLLTRSLNAWGLEHLAEDAELIVSELVTNSVRHAHEPRGHVIQTRFERLHGGVRIEVHDANVNKPEPRSASTEDESGRGLILVELITGGRWGVSDRIGIGKMVWAVCADGGVDGTPT
- a CDS encoding helix-turn-helix domain-containing protein encodes the protein MNWSKQAIRDAAREGNYGRVIRLARQELRVTQRQLGEGCGVTQSAVSRLEARSTGPYDMTTLATIAAYLELPRWLVGLADSAAARTDGTEQVDRRGFVAGAVAVVSAPALGGLTGQEQTEPSQAATLRVATTAYRRMDGTTSSRQLLEVVLAHLRLVQGVATDSQDEAQRVRLAAVGSEVASLAGWLSWDMGDAGSARTWYGSAIKAARRSSNSLLTAYQVGSLAQMEAENGNAVQALGLVHSARNQLGSQTIAVADAWLSTVEALAYAAAGDERSSDRALVRSRSEAERIPSQEPPPWPWVFTFNEAKVAACRLACGARLGLPAWVFGSGDEATLVAAATHAKQRAILQLDLAAGHLANGRLEVGYLLATRAVDTGLRYRSGRVVERARIFRRAYSSKTPPRVVREFDDRLHGAYL
- a CDS encoding peptidoglycan-binding protein, with the translated sequence MTGVTSEYDEVVGEVRAAERSAERAAAFAVTEGFHPLRVRPYVGDPDDTFGDGSGATARPLIVMERAEEGGPATQDLGLFPAAYAAIQAAQEYPADDGAHEAALAAAAAHGRHRRRRRGIVVAAAAMAASALAAGAVAVTGSVMGEEAGGTDRALPEPASAVPDVTLPPGAAPGAVTEPVKVTPPHHPMRATTTPAPRVTPSVSLGTTATPSSAAGTPSPPASATATPPASAPPSTTPQTPPPTSSAPPASPQTSVLQLGSSGPAVSDLQQRLTSVWVYHGPVDGQYDSGVQHAVATFQIWYGIHGDPMGVYGQATRNALLQATPHH
- a CDS encoding MFS transporter, yielding MRVRPSGGDARSRFMAQDTSTAVAPGEYQDRRQVRIAIGALALGLLLAALDQTIVSTALPTIVSELGGIDHLSWVVTAYLLASTAATPLWGKLGDMYGRKRLFQTVIVIFLIGSALCGVAQSMGELIAFRALQGLGGGGLIALSMAIVGDIVPPRDRGRYQGVFGGVFGAASVLGPLLGGVFTEQLSWRWVFYINLPIGVVALLVIAAVLHIPARRTSHRIDYLGMATVAAAATCLVLVTSLGGSTLAWDSPGIIVLAIVGVALVAVFVLIERRVEEPVLPPRLFRVRTFVVCSVVSFIIGFAMFGAMTFLPTFLQVVHGYSPTLSGVHMIPMVVGLLLASTGSGQIISRTGRYKIFPVVGTAITAIGLLLLHTLDEHTATWVLSVYFFIFGFGLGLVMQVLVLAVQNAVGYEDLGVATSGATFFRSIGASFGVSIFGTIFTNQLSDKLANALRGIRVPPGFNPGQLQADPTAIARLPAAIKTPVLHAYSQAITTVFLWAVPVAAVGFVASLLLKEQPLRGSVTVPDANETVNVNPVERTSLDEIARCLSLLGSRDARRDLYTRITRLAGVDIHPATSWLLLRLANDGEADPVELARRTTVPADVIESAAVEAEVGGYAVREGNPMVLTASGTALADRLIEARRSVLSGLLGDWDPEAHSELAALVKKLSRELCAGDTDHPDRKSRQKPAVGGEAA
- a CDS encoding ECF transporter S component, whose product is MTPREAAPPRAVPVRIGPRAATVLALVSAIGAVAFCWPLVAAHGSAVAAHSADAPWLFAALLPLLVAVVIATVADDGMDPKAVAMLGMLAAAGAALRPLGAGTAGIEPMFFLMVLSGRVLGPGFGFTLGSLTMFASALLTGGVGPWLPFQMLAMGWVTMGSGLLPWPGLRGRLELVLLACYGAVAAIAYGTVMNLQGWPYIGGLASDISYSPHISTAANLARFTTYCLTTSLGWDLPRAALTAALSFSLGPGLLKALRRAERRASFSPATTFTPPPGG